The Glycine max cultivar Williams 82 chromosome 12, Glycine_max_v4.0, whole genome shotgun sequence genome window below encodes:
- the HSP23.9 gene encoding heat shock 22 kDa protein, mitochondrial isoform 1 (isoform 1 is encoded by transcript variant 1), translated as MASSLIAKRFLSSSLLSRSLLRPAASASHRSFNTNAMRQYDNRADDHSTDIDRHSERSFPSTARRDDIFSGNVLDPFFPTRSLSQVLNMMDQVMDNPFLSASRGIGAGAGVRRGWDARETEDALHLRVDMPGLGKEDVKISVEQNTLIIKGEGAKEGDEEESARRYTSRIDLPDKLYKIDQIRAEMKNGVLKVVVPKMKEEERKDVISVKVE; from the exons ATGGCGTCCTCTCTCATTGCGAAGCGCTTCCTCTCCTCTTCCCTCCTCTCCAGGTCCCTCCTTCGCCCCGCCGCTTCCGCTTCCCACCGCTCTTTCAACACCAACGCCATGCGCCAGTATGACAACCGCGCCGACGACCACAGCACCGACATCGATCGTCACTCCGAACGCTCTTTCCCTAGCACTGCGCGCCGCGACGATATCTTCTCAGGTA ATGTGTTGGATCCATTTTTTCCGACTCGGAGTTTGAGCCAGGTTCTGAACATGATGGACCAGGTCATGGACAATCCGTTCCTCTCCGCGTCGCGCGGGATCGGAGCTGGCGCTGGAGTGCGTCGCGGATGGGACGCGAGGGAGACAGAGGATGCTCTGCATCTGCGCGTGGACATGCCTGGGCTCGGCAAGGAAGACGTGAAGATCTCCGTGGAGCAGAACACTCTCATTATCAAAGGTGAAGGTGCTAAAGAAGGCGATGAAGAAGAGAGCGCTCGTCGCTACACTAGCAGGATTGACTTGCCGGACAAGCTCTACAAGATTGACCAGATCAGAGCTGAGATGAAGAACGGTGTGCTCAAGGTCGTTGTGCCGaaaatgaaggaggaagagaggAAAGACGTGATCAGTGTTAAGGTTGAGTAG
- the HSP23.9 gene encoding heat shock 22 kDa protein, mitochondrial isoform 2 (isoform 2 is encoded by transcript variant 2): MASSLIAKRFLSSSLLSRSLLRPAASASHRSFNTNAMRQYDNRADDHSTDIDRHSERSFPSTARRDDIFSDVLDPFFPTRSLSQVLNMMDQVMDNPFLSASRGIGAGAGVRRGWDARETEDALHLRVDMPGLGKEDVKISVEQNTLIIKGEGAKEGDEEESARRYTSRIDLPDKLYKIDQIRAEMKNGVLKVVVPKMKEEERKDVISVKVE; this comes from the exons ATGGCGTCCTCTCTCATTGCGAAGCGCTTCCTCTCCTCTTCCCTCCTCTCCAGGTCCCTCCTTCGCCCCGCCGCTTCCGCTTCCCACCGCTCTTTCAACACCAACGCCATGCGCCAGTATGACAACCGCGCCGACGACCACAGCACCGACATCGATCGTCACTCCGAACGCTCTTTCCCTAGCACTGCGCGCCGCGACGATATCTTCTCAG ATGTGTTGGATCCATTTTTTCCGACTCGGAGTTTGAGCCAGGTTCTGAACATGATGGACCAGGTCATGGACAATCCGTTCCTCTCCGCGTCGCGCGGGATCGGAGCTGGCGCTGGAGTGCGTCGCGGATGGGACGCGAGGGAGACAGAGGATGCTCTGCATCTGCGCGTGGACATGCCTGGGCTCGGCAAGGAAGACGTGAAGATCTCCGTGGAGCAGAACACTCTCATTATCAAAGGTGAAGGTGCTAAAGAAGGCGATGAAGAAGAGAGCGCTCGTCGCTACACTAGCAGGATTGACTTGCCGGACAAGCTCTACAAGATTGACCAGATCAGAGCTGAGATGAAGAACGGTGTGCTCAAGGTCGTTGTGCCGaaaatgaaggaggaagagaggAAAGACGTGATCAGTGTTAAGGTTGAGTAG
- the LOC100799211 gene encoding putative glycerol-3-phosphate transporter 1, whose product MGSTPEVLAQRSCGKLIGTRLLQYLNGGPLSFKTHQAIVLIVTFFAYASYHATRKTTSIVKSVLDPQSAATGLTFFPFRPTNFTESNGSKRLSSNLGDGWAPFNGSDGTSLLGELDVAFLAVYAFGMYFSGHFGDRCNLRIFLTVGMLGTGLFTSLFGVGYWGNIHNFYYYLVVQMIAGLFQSTGWPSVVAVVGNWFGKSKRGLIMGIWNAHTSIGNIAGSLIASAMLSYGWGWSFVVPGLITAFIGLAVFLILPVTPESVGAREEDEFSGPIKSGEEAAEPLLRQETPVEEKEAVGFIEAWKIPGVAPFALCLFFAKLVAYTFLYWLPFYVSHTAIDGKYLSSETSGTLSTLFDVGGVLGGILAGHISDHLEARAITAASFMYCAIPALFFYRSYGHVSLIVNGALMFVTGMFVNGPYALITTAVSADLGTHKSLKGNSRALATVTAIIDGTGSIGAAVGPLLTGYISAKSWSAVFTMLMAAALIAGLLLTRLVVSEVATKIEESRSNRAQDCSLNV is encoded by the exons ATGGGTTCGACACCAGAAGTGTTGGCTCAGAGAAGTTGTGGCAAGCTCATTGGGACTCGATTGCTACAGTACTTAAATGGAGGTCCTCTCTCCTTCAAAACCCACCAAGCCATCGTTCTGATTGTAACATTTTTTGCTTATGCTAGTTACCATGCCACTAGAAAAACCACAAGTATTGTAAAGAGTGTCCTTGATCCCCAATCAGCAGCTACAGGCTTGACCTTCTTTCCATTTAGGCCAACCAATTTCACTGAGTCAAATGGATCAAAGAGACTTTCTTCCAACCTTGGAGATGGTTGGGCACCCTTTAATGGATCAGATGGGACATCCCTTCTTGGTGAATTGGATGTTGCTTTTCTTGCAGTGTATGCTTTTGGAATGTACTTTTCTGGACATTTTGGTGATAGGTGTAATTTGAGGATATTTCTAACAGTGGGGATGCTAGGAACTGGCTTGTTTACTTCACTGTTTGGGGTAGGGTACTGGGGAAACATCCACAACTTCTACTATTATTTAGTAGTTCAAATGATTGCTGGATTGTTTCAATCCACTGGATGGCCGTCCGTAGTTGCTGTTGTGGGTAACTGGTTTGGGAAGAGCAAGAGAGGGTTGATCATGGGAATTTGGAATGCTCACACTTCAATTGGGAACATTGCTGGTTCTTTGATTGCTTCTGCCATGTTGAGCTATGGATGGGGTTGGTCCTTTGTGGTGCCGGGACTAATAACTGCTTTCATCGGTTTGGCGGTTTTCCTTATATTGCCGGTCACACCCGAGTCAGTAGGAGCAAGAGAGGAAGATGAATTCAGTGGTCCTATTAAAAGTGGAGAAGAAGCGGCAGAGCCTCTGTTAAGGCAAGAGACTCCAGTTGAGGAGAAAGAAGCAGTTGGGTTCATAGAAGCATGGAAAATTCCGGGGGTTGCTCCCTTTGCTCTCTGTCTGTTTTTTGCCAAATTGGTCGCATATACGTTTCTCTATTGGCTCCCATTCTATGTTAGCCACACAG CAATTGATGGGAAATATCTATCTAGTGAGACATCAGGAACTCTATCCACTTTATTTGATGTTGGAGGGGTGCTGGGTGGAATTCTAGCCGGCCACATTTCTGATCACTTAGAGGCTAGAGCCATTACAGCAGCAAGTTTCATGTACTGTGCAATCCCAGCTCTCTTCTTCTATCGAAGTTATGGACATGTTTCTTTGATTGTAAATGGAGCATTGATGTTCGTCACTGGCATGTTTGTGAACGGGCCTTATGCTCTTATAACTACTGCAGTTTCAGCTGACCTGGGAACACATAAATCATTGAAGGGTAATTCACGAGCTCTAGCAACTGTCACAGCAATCATTGACGGAACCGGTTCTATTGGGGCTGCAGTTGGACCTTTGTTAACAGGTTACATATCTGCAAAGAGCTGGAGTGCTGTTTTCACAATGTTGATGGCAGCAGCTTTAATTGCAGGGCTGCTTTTGACCAGGCTAGTAGTGTCTGAGGTGGCCACAAAGATTGAAGAGTCGAGGTCTAATAGAGCACAAGACTGTTCACTTAATGTATAA